One window from the genome of Desulfuromonadaceae bacterium encodes:
- a CDS encoding nitroreductase family protein produces the protein MLLPLLRLRRSVRQFLSTPVAAADIEILREAVLRSPSSRGKRPWEFVIVDDPELLVQLGAAKEHGSLFLAAAPLAVVVCADPDKCDVWIEDSSIAAIILQLTAESLGLGSCWAQMRLRPHGDGRTAEEYIKQLLGLPPRYRVDCVIGIGHPAERSAGHAAETLPWKQLHHNRFDPATAEN, from the coding sequence ATGTTACTTCCGTTGTTGCGTTTGCGTCGCAGTGTTCGTCAATTTTTATCAACGCCGGTTGCCGCCGCCGATATCGAGATTTTGCGTGAAGCGGTGTTGCGGTCGCCGTCATCGCGTGGCAAACGTCCCTGGGAATTTGTTATCGTCGATGACCCTGAGCTGTTGGTGCAGTTGGGCGCCGCGAAAGAGCATGGTTCGTTGTTTCTTGCCGCTGCTCCGTTGGCGGTTGTCGTTTGCGCGGATCCCGATAAATGTGATGTCTGGATTGAAGATAGCAGCATCGCTGCCATTATTCTCCAGCTGACCGCAGAATCACTCGGTCTTGGCAGTTGCTGGGCGCAGATGCGTCTGCGTCCGCATGGTGACGGACGCACTGCCGAGGAATATATCAAGCAATTGCTGGGGCTGCCCCCGCGTTATCGTGTTGATTGCGTTATCGGCATCGGTCATCCGGCAGAGCGCTCCGCGGGGCATGCAGCGGAAACACTGCCGTGGAAACAGCTACACCACAACCGGTTCGATCCTGCCACAGCCGAAAATTGA
- a CDS encoding biopolymer transporter ExbD, with product MSWRRNQREEPRVELTPMIDVVFLLLIFFMISTTFVETPGLSIRLPESSSRVEEREARELKVYLNKDAEIFYQEQQRSLASLTEIFARKGREELKQMTFVLVADKEALHGRVVQLMDLAKLSGFGKLAIATDRAAPSN from the coding sequence ATGTCCTGGCGGCGTAATCAACGAGAGGAACCACGGGTTGAACTGACGCCAATGATCGACGTGGTCTTCCTGTTACTGATTTTTTTCATGATTTCCACAACATTTGTCGAAACGCCTGGCCTTTCGATTCGTTTACCCGAATCGTCTTCGCGGGTCGAAGAACGTGAGGCCCGTGAATTAAAGGTTTATCTCAATAAAGACGCCGAAATATTTTATCAGGAGCAACAACGCTCGTTGGCATCGTTGACGGAAATTTTTGCCCGAAAAGGCCGAGAAGAGTTGAAGCAGATGACCTTCGTTCTGGTTGCCGACAAAGAGGCGTTGCATGGACGTGTCGTTCAATTGATGGATTTGGCCAAACTTTCCGGATTCGGCAAGCTGGCGATCGCTACAGACCGCGCGGCACCATCAAATTGA
- a CDS encoding MotA/TolQ/ExbB proton channel family protein: MWEIVLKGGPLMWPILFCSVLSLALFFERLWFYYRFRRDDTTLVAEVEGLARDGRINDAEVVCRRVGSPLSRIYLAALRCAGQERARIKTVVEEIGSRELAPLERYLGLMGTIAALAPLLGLLGTVLGMIRAFNVIATAGVGTPATLGGGISEALITTASGLAVAIPTLLLHKYLSSRADRLALEVEVRSLHLVDLLEK; this comes from the coding sequence ATGTGGGAAATTGTACTCAAGGGCGGGCCACTGATGTGGCCGATACTTTTTTGCTCGGTATTATCGCTGGCGCTTTTTTTTGAGCGACTCTGGTTTTATTATCGATTTCGCCGCGATGATACTACGCTGGTGGCGGAGGTTGAAGGGCTGGCGCGCGACGGACGGATCAATGATGCCGAAGTGGTTTGCCGTCGGGTCGGATCGCCCCTGAGCCGGATATATCTGGCCGCGTTACGTTGTGCCGGCCAGGAGCGGGCGCGCATCAAAACCGTGGTCGAGGAGATCGGCTCGCGCGAACTGGCACCGTTGGAACGCTATCTGGGGTTAATGGGTACGATCGCCGCACTGGCACCGTTGCTCGGTCTGCTGGGGACCGTTCTGGGAATGATCCGGGCATTTAATGTGATTGCGACCGCCGGTGTCGGAACCCCCGCAACCCTTGGAGGAGGGATCTCGGAAGCTCTGATTACCACCGCCTCGGGGTTGGCCGTGGCAATCCCGACGTTGCTTCTTCATAAATATCTGAGCAGTCGAGCGGATCGTCTCGCCCTTGAGGTCGAGGTTCGCTCCCTGCACCTGGTCGATCTGTTGGAGAAGTAA
- a CDS encoding metallophosphatase family protein produces the protein MIKIGVIADTHIQKLKNATDFLDHLATGPLQGIDMLFHAGDMVDPDILLMFDHVPVYAVRGNMDSASAGFEQKKIVTVASFRIGLMHGWGASAGLERRLIQAFSGDNIDCLVYGHTHYPCCRQQQNLFLFNPGSATERRTAPCHSVGILRVEETISGEIIRLD, from the coding sequence ATGATTAAAATTGGCGTCATCGCTGATACGCACATCCAGAAACTGAAGAACGCAACCGATTTTCTTGATCACCTCGCCACCGGACCATTGCAGGGCATTGATATGCTTTTTCACGCCGGAGATATGGTCGATCCGGATATCCTGTTGATGTTCGATCATGTGCCTGTTTATGCCGTGCGTGGTAATATGGATTCGGCTTCTGCCGGGTTTGAGCAGAAAAAAATTGTGACCGTCGCGAGTTTTCGTATCGGTTTGATGCATGGCTGGGGAGCCAGTGCCGGTCTCGAACGGCGATTGATTCAAGCCTTTTCCGGAGATAACATTGATTGTCTGGTTTACGGGCATACGCACTACCCCTGTTGTCGGCAGCAACAAAATTTGTTCCTGTTCAATCCGGGAAGCGCGACCGAGCGGCGGACGGCTCCCTGCCATTCAGTAGGAATTTTGCGTGTCGAGGAAACTATTTCCGGCGAAATTATCCGTCTGGATTAG